The proteins below are encoded in one region of Cucurbita pepo subsp. pepo cultivar mu-cu-16 chromosome LG10, ASM280686v2, whole genome shotgun sequence:
- the LOC111804175 gene encoding EGF domain-specific O-linked N-acetylglucosamine transferase-like isoform X2: protein MVHGYVRYQAWKKGVNLGRTHYEEDEDDEVEGTICCDRNSIRSDICTMKGDIRTHSSSSSIFLYTSPDSPINNDKDDVIQVEKIKPYTRKWEKNTMDTIDELELIVKRSNASDYHHRCDVRHDVPAVFFSTGGYTGNVYHEFNDGILPLYITSNHMKKEVVFVILEYHNWWFTKYGDILSQLSNYPPIDFRNDNRTHCFPQAIAGLRIHDELTVESSLMEGSTSIVDFRNVLDMAYRPRIQELIRHEEEEVKEEVKISTPLKPKKPKLVVLSRKGSSREITNENLMVKIAENVGFEVKVLRPDRSTELAKIYRELNQSDVMVGVHGAAMTHFLFMRPNAVFIQIVPLGTVWAAETYYGEPAKKLGLKYIGYEIQPKESSLYSKYNEEDPVLVDPDSITQKGWEYTKKIYLDGQNVRLNLARFQKRLDRAYYYCIARTRHRTHGVVRH from the exons ATGGTTCATGGGTATGTGCGATATCAGGCATGGAAAAAAGGGGTGAATTTGGGAAGAACCCattatgaagaagatgaagatgatgaagtaGAGG GAACCATATGTTGTGACAGAAACAGCATCCGTTCTGATATCTGTACTATGAAAGGAGATATTAGAACACATTCCTCTTCCTCATCAATCTTCCTCTACACCTCACCCGATTCCCCGATCAACAATGACAAAGACGACGTGATCCAAGTCGAAAAAATCAAGCCATACACAAGAAAATGGGAGAAAAACACGATGGATACGATCGATGAATTGGAGCTCATCGTCAAACGGAGCAATGCTAGCGATTATCACCACCGGTGTGACGTCCGACACGACGTCCCGGCTGTGTTTTTCTCGACCGGAGGCTACACGGGCAATGTTTATCACGAGTTCAACGACGGGATTTTGCCGCTTTATATAACGTCGAATCACATGAAGAAGGAGGTTGTTTTTGTGATCCTTGAGTATCATAATTGGTGGTTCACAAAATATGGTGATATTCTTTCTCAGCTCTCAAATTATCCTCCAATTGACTTTAGAAATGACAATAGAACTCATTGCTTCCCACAAGCCATCGCTGGTTTGAGAATCCATGATGAGCTTACTGTGGAGTCTTCATTGATGGAAGGTAGCACGAGCATTGTCGATTTTCGTAACGTCTTGGACATGGCATACCGACCTCGAATCCAAGAGTTGATTCGACACGAGGAGGAGGAAGTGAAAGAGGAGGTGAAGATTTCTACGCCACTCAAACCGAAAAAACCAAAGTTGGTGGTTTTGTCGCGAAAGGGATCATCGAGAGAGATAACGAACGAGAATTTAATGGTGAAAATAGCTGAGAACGTCGGGTTTGAAGTGAAAGTCTTGAGACCAGATAGATCAACCGAGCTCGCTAAGATTTATAGAGAGCTCAATCAAAGTGATGTAATGGTAGGAGTTCATGGAGCTGCCATGACACACTTTCTGTTCATGAGACCTAATGCTGTTTTCATTCAAATCGTTCCATTGGGGACGGTTTGGGCAGCTGAAACCTACTACGGCGAGCCCGCGAAGAAGCTCGGTTTGAAGTATATTGGGTACGAAATTCAACCGAAGGAGAGTTCCTTATATAGCAAATACAATGAAGAAGATCCTGTACTTGTTGATCCAGATAGCATTACACAAAAAGGATGGGAATACACAAAGAAGATCTATCTCGATGGCCAAAATGTGAGATTGAATCTTGCACGGTTTCAGAAGCGACTGGATCGTGCTTATTACTATTGCATCGCACGAACCCGACACCGTACTCATGGAGTTGTTCGACATTGA
- the LOC111804175 gene encoding EGF domain-specific O-linked N-acetylglucosamine transferase-like isoform X1, protein MVHGYVRYQAWKKGVNLGRTHYEEDEDDEVEGMGCEEFYYSVSVSAYKRTRIKFLVLVFLSFLCCSFIFAPLFFFSRFYCFGVENGELFADKEVLAPLCSSVSNGTICCDRNSIRSDICTMKGDIRTHSSSSSIFLYTSPDSPINNDKDDVIQVEKIKPYTRKWEKNTMDTIDELELIVKRSNASDYHHRCDVRHDVPAVFFSTGGYTGNVYHEFNDGILPLYITSNHMKKEVVFVILEYHNWWFTKYGDILSQLSNYPPIDFRNDNRTHCFPQAIAGLRIHDELTVESSLMEGSTSIVDFRNVLDMAYRPRIQELIRHEEEEVKEEVKISTPLKPKKPKLVVLSRKGSSREITNENLMVKIAENVGFEVKVLRPDRSTELAKIYRELNQSDVMVGVHGAAMTHFLFMRPNAVFIQIVPLGTVWAAETYYGEPAKKLGLKYIGYEIQPKESSLYSKYNEEDPVLVDPDSITQKGWEYTKKIYLDGQNVRLNLARFQKRLDRAYYYCIARTRHRTHGVVRH, encoded by the exons ATGGTTCATGGGTATGTGCGATATCAGGCATGGAAAAAAGGGGTGAATTTGGGAAGAACCCattatgaagaagatgaagatgatgaagtaGAGGGTATGGGGTGTGAGGAGTTTTATTACTCTGTTTCTGTGTCTGCTTACAAGAGAACAAGGATCaagtttttggttcttgttttccTGTCGTTTCTTTGTTGTTCCTTCATTTTTGCTCCcctgttcttcttctctcgTTTCT ATTGTTTTGGGGTTGAAAATGGTGAGCTCTTTGCTGATAAGGAGGTTTTGGCTCCTCTGTGTTCTTCTGTTTCTAatg GAACCATATGTTGTGACAGAAACAGCATCCGTTCTGATATCTGTACTATGAAAGGAGATATTAGAACACATTCCTCTTCCTCATCAATCTTCCTCTACACCTCACCCGATTCCCCGATCAACAATGACAAAGACGACGTGATCCAAGTCGAAAAAATCAAGCCATACACAAGAAAATGGGAGAAAAACACGATGGATACGATCGATGAATTGGAGCTCATCGTCAAACGGAGCAATGCTAGCGATTATCACCACCGGTGTGACGTCCGACACGACGTCCCGGCTGTGTTTTTCTCGACCGGAGGCTACACGGGCAATGTTTATCACGAGTTCAACGACGGGATTTTGCCGCTTTATATAACGTCGAATCACATGAAGAAGGAGGTTGTTTTTGTGATCCTTGAGTATCATAATTGGTGGTTCACAAAATATGGTGATATTCTTTCTCAGCTCTCAAATTATCCTCCAATTGACTTTAGAAATGACAATAGAACTCATTGCTTCCCACAAGCCATCGCTGGTTTGAGAATCCATGATGAGCTTACTGTGGAGTCTTCATTGATGGAAGGTAGCACGAGCATTGTCGATTTTCGTAACGTCTTGGACATGGCATACCGACCTCGAATCCAAGAGTTGATTCGACACGAGGAGGAGGAAGTGAAAGAGGAGGTGAAGATTTCTACGCCACTCAAACCGAAAAAACCAAAGTTGGTGGTTTTGTCGCGAAAGGGATCATCGAGAGAGATAACGAACGAGAATTTAATGGTGAAAATAGCTGAGAACGTCGGGTTTGAAGTGAAAGTCTTGAGACCAGATAGATCAACCGAGCTCGCTAAGATTTATAGAGAGCTCAATCAAAGTGATGTAATGGTAGGAGTTCATGGAGCTGCCATGACACACTTTCTGTTCATGAGACCTAATGCTGTTTTCATTCAAATCGTTCCATTGGGGACGGTTTGGGCAGCTGAAACCTACTACGGCGAGCCCGCGAAGAAGCTCGGTTTGAAGTATATTGGGTACGAAATTCAACCGAAGGAGAGTTCCTTATATAGCAAATACAATGAAGAAGATCCTGTACTTGTTGATCCAGATAGCATTACACAAAAAGGATGGGAATACACAAAGAAGATCTATCTCGATGGCCAAAATGTGAGATTGAATCTTGCACGGTTTCAGAAGCGACTGGATCGTGCTTATTACTATTGCATCGCACGAACCCGACACCGTACTCATGGAGTTGTTCGACATTGA
- the LOC111804086 gene encoding transcription initiation factor IIB-2: MSDAFCSDCKRQTEVVFDHSAGDTVCSECGLVLESHSIDETSEWRTFANESGDNDPVRVGGPTNPLLADGGLSTVIAKPNGTSGEFLSSSLGRWQNRGSNPDRGLILAFKTIATMSDRLGLVATIKDRANEIYKRVEDQKSSRGRNQDALLAACLYIACRQEDKPRTVKEICSVANGATKKEIGRAKEYIVKQLGLETGQSVEMGTIHAGDFMRRFCSNLGMNNQAVKAAQEAVQKSEEFDIRRSPISIAAAVIYIITQLSDDKKPLKDISVATGVAEGTIRNSYKDLYPHVSKIIPGWYAKEEDLKNLCSP, encoded by the exons ATGTCCGATGCGTTCTGCTCTGACTGTAAGCGTCAGACGGAGGTTGTTTTCGACCATTCCGCCGGAGATACTGTGTGTTCCGAGTGCGGCCTTGTGCTTGAGTCGCACTCCATTGATGAGACCTCCGAGTGGAGGACTTTTGCCAATGAGTCTGGGGATAACGACCCGGTTCGTGTTGGTGGACCGACGAATCCGCTTTTGGCTGATGGTGGCCTCTCGACCGTGATTGCCAAGCCTAATGGTACGTCTGGGGAGTTTTTGTCGTCGTCTTTGGGTCGGTGGCAGAATCGTGGGTCTAATCCAGATCGAGGGCTGATTCTTGCTTTCAAGACCATTGCTACTATGTCTGATAG GTTGGGCCTTGTTGCAACCATAAAG gatCGGGCcaatgaaatatataaaagagtAGAAGATCAAAAATCTAGTAGAGGAAGAAATCAAGATGCTTTATTGGCTGCTTGCTTATACATTGCTTGTCGGCAAGAAGATAAGCCCCGCACGGTCAAGG AAATTTGCTCTGTTGCCAATGGGGCAACAAAGAAGGAGATTGGCCGAGCAAAAGAATACATTGTGAAACAGTTGGGGTTGGAGACAGGTCAGTCTGTAGAGATGGGAACGATACACGCCGGAGACTTCATG AGGCGTTTTTGTTCTAATCTTGGGATGAATAATCAAGCTGTTAAAGCTGCCCAAGAAGCTGTACAGAAATCTGAAGAGTTTGATATTAG GAGGAGCCCTATTTCCATTGCAGCAGCAGTTATTTACATTATCACTCAGCTTTCAGATGATAAGAAGCCTCTGAAAG ATATATCAGTAGCCACGGGTGTTGCAGAAGGGACGATCAGAAACTCATATAAAGATCTGTATCCGCACGTGTCGAAGATAATACCGGGTTGGTATGCGAAAGAGGAGGATCTTAAGAACCTGTGCAGTCCCTGA
- the LOC111804547 gene encoding zeatin O-glucosyltransferase-like gives MNNQNYVIPTVAAAAENSDHLPVVVVMVPLPAQGHLNQLLHLSRLLSTFHIPIHFVGTATHNCQARLRCVDGGDDYHRRRHRHPIQFHDFDIPPFPSPPPNPFAVHKFPSHLIPAFTAAAVHLHRPLTVFLHSLSPKAKRVIVIHDSLMSSVVQGVHTIPNVESYSFHSVSAFAVVLHHLERKAVVTGRDMAAFYDELLPEKVNVPPLDECFPAEFLEFIRSQFHQLPKMGGGKIYNACRVIEGQFLEVIERVEHEFHHWALGPFNPLKISPSLKNGQESSSKHKCLAWLDRQDPRSVIYVSFGTTTAMEDEQIKEIANGLASSHQKFIWVLRDADKADIFEGNNVKISELPEGYEDLIGDRGLVIREWAPQLEILSHRATGGFMTHCGWNSCMESITTGVPVAAWPMHSDQPRNTVLMTAVLRVGVVVKEWGQKQGEVVAAAVVEEVVRRLMVSEEGAEVRRNSERLGEAVRRSMEDGGDSRRELEAFVAHITR, from the exons ATGAATAACCAAAACTATGTCATCCCCACGGTCGCGGCCGCCGCCGAAAATTCCGACCACCTCCCGGTTGTCGTCGTTATGGTTCCGCTACCAGCACAAGGCCATTTGAACCAGCTCCTCCACCTCTCTCGCCTCCTCTCGACCTTTCATATCCCCATCCACTTCGTTGGCACCGCCACCCACAACTGCCAAGCTCGGCTTCGTTGCGTTGATGGCGGTGACGACTATCATCGCCGTCGTCATCGTCACCCGATTCAATTCCATGACTTTGACATACCCCCATTCCCCTCTCCTCCTCCAAACCCTTTCGCCGTCCACAAATTTCCCTCCCACCTTATCCCCGCTTTCACCGCTGCCGCCGTCCACCTCCACCGTCCTCTCACCGTCTTTCTTCACTCCCTCTCGCCGAAAGCGAAACGAGTCATCGTCATCCACGACTCGCTTATGTCGTCGGTTGTTCAAGGTGTTCACACTATTCCCAACGTTGAATCCTATAGCTTTCATAGTGTTTCGGCCTTCGCCGTCGTGCTCCACCACTTGGAGCGTAAAGCGGTTGTCACCGGCCGTGACATGGCGGCGTTCTATGACGAGTTGTTACCGGAGAAGGTGAATGTTCCTCCGCTTGATGAGTGTTTTCCGGCGGAGTTCTTGGAATTCATTAGATCTCAATTTCATCAGCTACCAAAAATGGGAGGTGGGAAAATTTATAACGCTTGTAGAGTGATTGAAGGACAGTTCTTGGAAGTGATTGAAAGGGTTGAACATGAATTTCATCACTGGGCTTTGGGTCCTTTCAACCCTCTCAAAATCTCTCCATCTTTGAAG AATGGCCAAGAGTCGTCATCCAAACATAAATGCTTGGCATGGCTAGATCGACAAGACCCGAGATCAGTGATCTACGTTTCATTCGGGACAACGACGGCCATGGAAGACgaacaaatcaaagaaatagCAAATGGGTTAGCAAGCAGCCACCAAAAGTTCATATGGGTCCTCCGGGATGCCGACAAAGCCGACATCTTTGAAGGTAACAACGTTAAAATATCCGAGCTCCCAGAAGGGTACGAAGATCTAATCGGGGACCGAGGGTTGGTAATAAGGGAATGGGCGCCGCAGTTGGAGATATTGAGCCACCGGGCGACGGGAGGGTTCATGACGCATTGCGGGTGGAATTCGTGCATGGAGAGCATAACCACGGGGGTTCCGGTGGCAGCATGGCCAATGCACTCGGACCAGCCGAGGAACACCGTGCTTATGACGGCGGTGCTGCGAGTGGGGGTGGTGGTGAAGGAGTGGGGGCAGAAGCAGGGCGAGGTGGTGGCGGCCGCGGTGGTGGAGGAGGTGGTGAGGAGGTTGATGGTGTCCGAGGAAGGGGCGGAGGTAAGGAGGAATTCAGAGAGGCTTGGGGAAGCTGTGCGACGATCGATGGAAGACGGCGGCGATTCTCGTCGAGAGTTGGAGGCTTTTGTTGCTCATATTACGAGGTAG
- the LOC111804351 gene encoding zeatin O-glucosyltransferase-like translates to MTGDAPVMAVMVPLAAQGHLNQLLHLSRLISARNIPVHYVGATVHNRQAKARIHGWDPLELANLHFHDFDIPPIPSPPPDPMAETKFPTHLIPSFQTATVHLRGPLTNLLRSLSSHARRIVVIHDSLMAFTVEDIDSIPNAESYNFHSVSAFTLAVYEVETKQTNANKNSIIKDLNVPSFDGCFTPEFWEFMELQYGVPIKYCGNLYNTCKAIEEPYLEILQSINHETRHWAIGPFNPVELGSPRHTHPCLEWLDQHETDSVVYVSFGTTTTLEDEQITEIAGGLEKSGQMFIWVLRDADKGDVFDGEVRRSELPEGFERRVSGRGLVVRDWAPQLEILSHPSIGGFVSHCGWNSCMESITMGVPIAAWPMHSDQPRNAVLMTELLRVGLLIRDWANRNELVMATTIENAVRKLMASEEGREMRKVADELATAVRRSVADGGVSRLEFDSFISHITRDN, encoded by the exons ATGACCGGTGATGCCCCGGTCATGGCCGTCATGGTGCCATTGGCAGCACAGGGCCATCTCAACCAGCTTCTCCACCTCTCCCGCCTCATCTCCGCTCGCAACATCCCCGTTCACTATGTTGGCGCCACTGTCCACAACCGCCAAGCCAAGGCCCGCATCCACGGTTGGGATCCATTGGAACTCGCCAACCTCCATTTTCATGACTTTGACATTCCCCCTATTCCCTCTCCTCCGCCCGACCCCATGGCAGAGACCAAGTTTCCGACCCACCTCATCCCTTCTTTTCAGACGGCAACGGTCCATCTTCGTGGCCCTCTCACAAATCTCTTACGGTCGCTCTCTTCCCATGCAAGAAGAATCGTTGTCATTCATGATTCTTTAATGGCATTTACTGTTGAAGATATTGACTCCATACCGAACGCCGAGTCTTATAATTTTCATAGTGTCTCAGCTTTTACCTTAGCCGTTTACGAGgttgaaacaaaacaaacaaacgcAAATAAAAACTCTATTATTAAGGATCTCAATGTTCCATCTTTTGATGGATGTTTCACTCCTGAGTTTTGGGAGTTTATGGAATTGCAATATGGAGTCCCAATAAAGTATTGTGGGAATCTCTACAACACTTGCAAGGCCATTGAAGAGCCATATTTGGAGATTCTTCAAAGCATCAACCATGAGACTAGGCATTGGGCTATTGGTCCATTTAATCCTGTGGAATTGGGTTCACCAAGGCACACTCACCCTTGCTTGGAGTGGTTGGACCAGCATGAGACTGACTCAGTGGTGTATGTGTCCTTTGGGACGACCACGACCTTGGAAGACGAGCAAATTACTGAAATAGCAG gTGGATTGGAGAAAAGTGGGCAAATGTTCATTTGGGTGTTGAGAGATGCAGATAAAGGAGACGTCTTTGATGGCGAAGTTAGAAGATCGGAGCTTCCAGAGGGGTTCGAGAGGAGGGTGTCGGGAAGAGGGTTGGTGGTGCGAGATTGGGCGCCACAGTTGGAGATTTTGAGCCATCCATCGATCGGAGGGTTTGTAAGTCATTGCGGGTGGAACTCTTGCATGGAGAGCATAACGATGGGGGTTCCCATAGCAGCGTGGCCAATGCATTCTGACCAACCAAGGAACGCCGTGCTAATGACAGAGCTGCTTCGAGTGGGTCTCCTCATTAGGGATTGGGCTAATCGGAACGAGTTAGTAATGGCAACAACCATAGAAAATGCAGTGCGAAAGCTTATGGCATCAGAGGAAGGTCGAGAGATGAGGAAGGTAGCGGACGAGCTTGCCACCGCTGTACGCCGATCAGTTGCCGATGGCGGAGTGTCTCGACTCGAGTttgattctttcatttctcatATTACAAGAgacaattaa